Part of the Candoia aspera isolate rCanAsp1 chromosome 1, rCanAsp1.hap2, whole genome shotgun sequence genome, aagcTTGGATGAGCTATGTATGAAATCAACTGAAGTTATTTTGAGATCTACTGTGTATGGGAGCAAATCCATACAACTCTGATCTGAGGTAAGCCACACACAAATACAGTTCAAAAGATGGCTCAAATATCAATAGACTTCCATCAGAAGGTCTTATTCCCATGgtaaaagaaaagcagcagccaAACAGATAATATCTAGATTTAAATGAAATCAGTTTAAATTCCAGTGCTTTTTTAACTGGAAGTTTGAAGAATGACTCATTTCTTGCCGTTTTTCCAGTGCTTAGGAGGAGGGTTTGGTAATCAAGGAAGCACAACAATCCACAAAAATGTGGACTTGACCCTTCTAGGGAACGGAATCTTGGTAATAATTGTAGTGAAACATCCTTTGTAAATTGTCTTCAGCTTTCCCCAGCTTGCTGCCTGAGTAGAGATCATGAGAATTGTAACCCTAATATGGCTGGAAGGTCCAAAGTTGGGAAATCTGTTGCACCAATTTTTTCCTCGGCACCTACTGAAATGGTGATCAACTACCCAATAGCCTTGGGGATTATGAATTAAAGCCAttcattctgtctctctctttctccatccatccatttccctACCGCTCAATCTGATAATTAAACCTTACCTCCACCAAACTTCTTAGAATTTTGGACAACAAGACAGGTTTGAAAGTTTCAATTGTTACTAAGTCTAGTTTGAGAGTATCAGTGTAACACTGATAAAATATCGCAGGGATTTGCCACACTTGACAGTAACTGAGAACTAAatggaaaagagaggaaaataatTAGTACATTGCTTTGGATAATAGCAAACTACCATCTTACTAGACTGTAACAGATACCTTCTATTTTACCCTAGCCAGGGAATTCAACTCAATGATTTTATTTTGATACACAAAATATCACTTTTAACTTGTAACACGAATGTCTTATTTGTGATATATGCTTGAGGAACAAAGAAAGGATCATGTTCTGCTGTTAAAATATACTGGATCTGATCCACTATAACTTCTAAGCTGGGAATGAAGCTGGTGTAGTGTTTAGCTCACCAAATTTAGTGAGCTAAACCACCAAGTTTAAATTAATTCAACACTGCATTGTTTTGCTTCCAAATACATGCCATATATCTATCAGAATTAAAAGCCCAGGTGATTCAGTAAGACTTGCTAGGTAAGttataacacatttatttattatttgcatttcttgAAAAAAAGTGCTAAAAATTTTGTTAGCATAGGAAATACACAGGGGTCACCTGTTTGAACAAGCCACGATATGAAAGGATTTGATATTACTGTTACCCATTAAATTCTGTACCCCTGAAAACTAACCAGGTATATATAATTTGCATAAATACGTTATGAAATACCTGCTGCTGGGAGATCCCGTACAATATTTGGTTGTTCTAGAAGAGAGCAATAAACTTTATCTTTGAACTCCCTTGTCTTCAATGCTTTCAGGAAAGGAGAAGGGAGCGTTAGAGTGGATTCAGTGGTTTTATAATCTGTTACAGGACACGTAGAAAGAATAAGTACTTGCAAATCAGTCTTCTGCAGACATCCAAAAACCTAAGAGGAAGATAAAAACGCCAACATTGCTGAACAATTccacaagaaaaagaaatgagctAGGGCTCATCCATTCTTGCCAGCCCAAGACACTGGGAGCCACTAATGATTCTGCCCCTGCCCCTAATGACATTTCCCAATCCCCCACGAGGcaaaatctctctccctctctctgcttCTGCTGGAAGGAAAGCCGCTTCGGCTGGTAGAAGCACAGGGGGCTATTCCCCTCTCAGGCACTTTTGGATGGGCTGACCCTGTTGGCATTCCAATCAGCTTTAAAAACCTGGCTATATCCACAGGCACTGGGCTGGGATGTTAGGTGAGTCCAGCTGTACAGTTGTAAGATGAATGTTTTTAGGAGGACCTTGGCTGCATTGTATTAAATTCATGACCTCTTTTATCCAAAACAGCATCAGacatgcatgtacaaaggggAGGGGCTCAGTCAATTGACCCTGGCCTTGACtgtcctattttttcccctttaccttTTCAAGCCACTGAAACTGTTGGTCTTCAGCTACATAACAATTACACTGGCACAATAAAACCTGAAAAGACAGGGTGAGAAATACATTAATTTCAGCGAAAGTGGCATGAATGTCTAGTCAGTCAATCAATACAATGCCGCCCCCACCCCAGATTGCCACAAGCTGCAATCCTCTGAGCATTTCCCTAAAAATAAACCTGATTCAATACAGCAGAACCCACTTCTGAGTGAATATATATATGTCCTTGTGCTGCACATTATACTGAATTTAGACAAATCTTTCAACTGGAACATCCTCAATTATTACTGCACAATTCTTCACTGACACATGAGATAAATGGAAGAGGCCATAACTCTAGAGTACTGAACAGCACTGCATACAGAAGATTCCAACTGAAGTTAGTATGGATGGCgtcacacacacactcccaggttcggcttatggtcactcacatgctcacagcctgttgaggaaGGCGGATCTTGTccgccccccttgctttctacccgggttttccagataggtgcggcttgagcagacatgacacacagccctggtcaacagccaggaaataattagggacacaaatcacttccaactgaGCACTGCGGCACAACAAGTTCTTTGTAATACATGGAAACCCAgggaatttaaagtaacagcaaaactttactggttgcaatgcACATTtgctctttcacacacacactcatccacattCACCCACATCCTTCTCAACTAGAGTGCCAGGCagtagctagagggatggaagccaccaagtctggaccCAAAAACAACTCAAAAAGTGgatgggctttgggaccccttttatctccaaaagtccttgctttgctGATTCACAAAactggcagctactcttgccttgttaatttacaagtctggtagctgctGATGGGATGGGGGGGAcattccatgtgctcaggcccaaatTCCtttggttcaggtgacatttttcctttgtttccttaacaacttgtttccttcttatctacttCCCCAAAGGGACCTTagagacaagattcctggctttgtcctctctgcttatgtgcctgcttcatctttagttatggaagcttcagctagtctTAAAAGGGCAGCTATCTAGAGTTCTCACCTTAGACATTCCTGCCCTTTAAGTGGGTAGCATCTAAAAAGACTCATCTCTCAAACTGTCAGCAATAGATGCACAGGAGTGCACTAATGCTTAATTAATGGTATTCTAATTTTAAACTatcctgctttgtttttaaagatgaaaagacAGAACTATCCATGAACAACTATGCAAGCTGTATATAAGCACTGGCATGGCAtgaaagctaaagaaaaaagatcaaGTATTAACTTGAAGTCTCAGCAGGAGGAAGAACCTGTCTCAGTTTGGAAGCTCAGCTGGGTCAAGTCTGATTAGTATTTGAAGGGGAAACTAcaagggaatcccagggctgtaggccagACTGAGGAGTcagaaaaatatctcagaaaaaaGTAGTAAACCCCTTCCAGATTGTTGCCAAAAAATATCTGCACAGATGCGTTGagaaatcaccaggagctgagcttgtcTTGCTTTAATTTTACCTTGTTTTGATAATTTGGAAAGTTTTGACTGCCCCCACCCACAAATGGTAAGAGACACTACTTACTGTGGAATCTGAAACTGACCGATAAAACCAACAGTATGAACCTTTTGGAAGAAGATTGGTGATTTTTGATGTTCTGCCCCACTCATTCCACAACAGGGCAGATCCAACCAGTtcccaacttccagaattcaaaaTAAACGAAGATAAGAATGCTGTGAACCAAATGAGATTTTTAAGAAGTATCACTAGCCTGTTCTGAATCCGTATTAGCCATCACTATTAGCAATATTAAACACTGCATCTCAATTTACACAGAGAGCGTGATCCGCAAATTATTTCAGTGGATAGAAGTGAACCAGTGAGACTCCCATGAGTGCTGTGCTGAAAGAAAGAATAGCCATCTTGCACTGCTTACCTACTGCGTTACCTCCAACGCCCAAGATGAACTTTGAGCAAGGAAACTCTTTTTCTGCAGATGTATTTGAGGCGTTCCAGGTGATGCAAACTTCCCTAGGtatcagaaagaaaacaagattAAAAGAGAGCTGAACAAAAGGCTACAGAGGAAACCTGAGGCACATTAGAGAAGAGCACAATTTGTGCATCACACAATCACAATGGACTGAATACAAAGAAAACCTCTAAGGGTCCATCATGGTACCACTGGTTAAAAATGCTTTCACCCTCCAGAGAGCAGCTTTGAAATTACTCTTACACCATTTCCCCAAGGAAATCAAAAGTACTAACAGTTGAAAACAGCAGGGCTGTGTTCACACGAGACACTGAACTGCAGACTAGGTAACCAGAGTTAAGCTTAACATGTTGCATGAATCCAGAATGTATAGTTAATGGTTCAGTACATTGTACAAACTAAGAAAACTGGGTTAAAAATAAACTACGATAAGTTAATGGTAAGTAAATAATGAAAACACAGCCTATACCCAGCTCTGTGAAGCCCGTTTTTTGTTTGTtagggattgttgttgtttttttgctacACAATGTGGTT contains:
- the PSMG1 gene encoding proteasome assembly chaperone 1 — protein: MATFFGEVVTVPSRAGVDEEEELAAERGEAQEDREIRLALEKKREVCITWNASNTSAEKEFPCSKFILGVGGNAVAFLSSFILNSGSWELVGSALLWNEWGRTSKITNLLPKGSYCWFYRSVSDSTVLLCQCNCYVAEDQQFQWLEKVFGCLQKTDLQVLILSTCPVTDYKTTESTLTLPSPFLKALKTREFKDKVYCSLLEQPNIVRDLPAAVLSYCQVWQIPAIFYQCYTDTLKLDLVTIETFKPVLLSKILRSLVEDISRSTEILSKLVTPNDIHNIYT